From Impatiens glandulifera chromosome 7, dImpGla2.1, whole genome shotgun sequence:
TGCCTCTTCGGATTTCCTTTCTCTCAAGAAACCGTGTATTAGTGAATTCACATTGAAAACGCTTGGTTGAATGCCTGCCGCTTTCATTTGGTTATAAAAGTCACATGCTTTTTCCATTTTTCCATTCCGATAACATCCCTCGATGATCACAGAGTAAGTTATCTTGTTTGGATTTAGTCCACTTTCAACAATCTTGTCAAACAATTCTAAAGACTTGCTCAATTGCCCCTGCTTGTagtaacccttcatcaaactcGTCGCAAGTACTAAGTTCATCGATTTTCCACTGTCGATCATTTCCTCCTTGAGCGTTAAAGCACTTTTCATGTTCCCATGTCTCACGAGAGTCGAAATTAGAAATGTATATATCCGCTCAGATGGAGACCAACCTTTTTTCTTCATCTCATTTACTAACAAACACGCGAGATCAAGATCTGGTTTTCCACAAGCAGATTGAACAGCTGTGCTGTACGTGATCGCATCAAGCTCAAGGCCACGAGACTTGGCTTCCTGAAAATATCTATTTGCCAAATCAAAGTTCTTCTCTTGTAAACATGCGCGCATAATCACATCCACGGTGGCACTATTGTACTCATTCTCGTTTCTAGAAACCAATTCATCAAACAATGACAATGCCTCGCTGGTCATCTTCTTCCTAACTAATGCAGTAAATAGAATATTTATACACCTTATGGACAAGCCTATATCCAGTTCATTCATTCTATAAACACAGTTGATACATTCTCTTAATCGAGCAGCCCTGATGTAACTATTCAACATATAACTAAAAATTGGAGTGCTGAAATCAAATCCATACTTTCTTGAACATTCAACCAAACTATCAAGAAAGACACAAGCAGAGGGACTAGAATCCTCTGAAACTAATTGGTTCAATAATTTCTTACATATCTTATGATAATTCAAGGAACTCACTAAAATATGAAGCAAAACACTAAAAGGATCAATGGTGGCAGTTAGAAAACCGCAATGTTTCTTAGCCAAGTTGAAGTAATCTAAAGCAGAATTGGGGTTTTGCCGATGGCTTAACAGAATCCTTATGACTTCCACGGATGTAACAACTTTGTTTTCTGAAACAGATGTACAAAATTCTGAACTGGATACATCATTGGAAGCTAATGAAGAACCAATCTGTCCAGCATCCGTGAGGGAAGATTCTGTCGAATTGGAGAAAGAAGAATCACTAAAGAATGATCTCCATGAGGTAATTGAAGAGAGAAAATGATGGGATTGTGAAGTAATCAATCGCAAAGAGgcagaggaagaggaggaagtCAAACAAGTTCTCATATTTTGGTATTGTATGAATCATTCAAAATGTCTCCGACATTGTAATGGGTATCATCCAGTAACCTCCGTTGAGGGATTCAGATGCCGGAGATGTCTCACATCACTTAAAAAAACATCATCTGTGAAACAGAATAAACATCATATTAGACTAACCCATACAACCTATTTAGACAATTTTCAAACGAAGCTGTTCGGAGAAGAAGATTCTAGAAGACAGAGGTTACCCTTGAAGGGGACCCGACAAGATCATCAGACGGCGGCGGACGGCGGTGCATTGATTGATCTAGCAACAATTCAATCTTGTTTAGGCGGTGCTAGAATAATTCTAGGGCCCTTACTGTAAAAGCCCAAATAAATGTTAGTGGGCTAAGTCCAGTGAAAAAAAGACAGAAAATGTCCGAGGACGAGGATAAGGAACGTTGTTTCATTCCATTCAATCAAATCTTCGAACTTGGGAAAGATAATGGCGCAAGCACTGTTCATGCCTCTTGCTCCTTCACTCTCTCTCGTCTGCAATCCCACAGGAAGAACCCTCAATTCTGTTTCTTTCCCCATTTCAACTGCGCCCACCAAGGTGGGTGGTATATAAGCAGAAATTCACCTTAATTTCTGCAAAAACTTATCTGAAGATTTCGATTTTACATCTGTTTACAGGTTAATGGTTTGAGCATCAAATGCGTTCGTGTGGGAGGTGTTGAGATTCCCAACAACAAACGGGTAGAGTACTCAATTCAGTACATACATGGGATCGGTCGCAACAACGCGCGTCAAATCCTCTTCGACATCGGCATGGAAAACAAAATAACCAAGGAGCTTTCCGAGGAGGAACTCAATATTCTCCGTGAAAACGTCTCCAAATACATGATTGAAGGAGACCTTGTAAAAACATAATCCATTCATTCTATCTTCAAAATTGAACATTAATTTGGTGAAATTGGATTtgaatgtttgtttgttttttggtGGGTTTTACATACAGAGGAGATTCAATGCGCTTAACATTAGGAGGATGAAGGAGATACAATGCTACAGAGGTGTTCGTCACATTCAGGGGCTGCCGTGTagaggacaacggacgaagaaCAATTGCAGGACATTGAAGGGTAAGAAAGTGGCGATTCCAGGGAAGAAAAAGGCTCCCCGTTAGTTAGATTGAACTGGTTGGGCTTTTCTTCTACTTGTATTTGATCTGTATCACATTTATCTTCTTTCATGTTGAAATTTCTATCCACTTGAGTTTGTTTGCATTGTCACATTAACCATGTTCTTACATGATCAACAATCAATGTGTAATGGGTcaatttaacatcaaatttggACACAAAAAGCTGAAGAAGAACCCATTGATAATGGTTTATATAAGAAAGTTTAGTGCAATTGTATATGAGTAGATTGAATTTGGTAAATGATCTTACTTTGCTAGAAACTGTTTGCATCTATCTCTTACAGAATCAGGGTATAGATCTTTTCCAAATTCTTCCCACTATCTCTGTGGCTAGCTGTTATTTCACAAACAAGTTATTTATGATTGTTTATTCTTTACATGGAATGTTCTTGCACTTGCATTTAGTGGGTTTGTGATCATTACATTTGCATTTTATTTACATTAGTTCTTCAAAATTTGGCTATTGAACTTGTAGTAACTAGTAAGCATGATAAGGAATGTCTGAAGTAGGTGAAAATTTTCAGATTGTAATGATTTTGTGTTCGATTTGCGACTGACTGACTGACTGACTGACTGTCTTCATGATGTGGGAAAGGTATTAGCTTATTTGAgagtgtttatttgaaattaagaaATGGACAAGAATGCTACTATAAAACATAATGGAGTGTTGTCTGAATGTCTCAACTGTGTTTTCTTCTTAGGATTGAATCTTGTTTAAATCCAGTTGTATGCTTAATAACactgaatgaatgaatgaatacctTCTTCAACTCCAAAACAAAGTTGAATCAACCAgctattcataaaatataacaCTTAAAATTGCAAGCCCTCCAAATTGTATCAATTATTTGCATATCTGGTTAGGTTGAGCATGGGGTACATTAATCTCAGATTCGAATTCGAAATACTATTTCGGATTGATTCCGGATTTTGATTAAATTCTGATTTTATTAggattattcaaaatatttaaagaaaaatatattttttaaattatattttacctcaatataatatatttttatatttatttctgtATTGTATAGTTAATATTTTGTTcagattcaaattataaataaataaaattaattataacattaaaaatttaattctttttttataattaaacattacataataaaataaattgagtaattagattttttttactcTTAAAGTTGAGTATTTGACCTATTCATTTGAACCGaatccaaattataaattagattaactATTTcggtttaaattaaatttggtttaaatttgaataatttaattaatgtaaaattattgaataatttcaaattaacatttataaatatcaagTGGAAGTTCAATGTTTAAATtctttaacataataattttaaattattattaattgaattattatatgaatttttatgaggaataaaaatatatatgaattattttaaaaaattattaataataaatatatatcaaattaatatatcaaattaatattatttcataacataataattttaaattattatatgaatttttatgaggataaaaatataataaaatcgttttaaaaaattattaataataaaatatatatcaaattaatattatttgttaatgacATAGAAATGTGTATATGTTTTTTATCGATAATCTAACACAGCAAATTAtgcataaaattattatatatattattttataaggaacaaacataataatttaaaaaaatatatattattaattaaatatatatccatattaatattattttatagtgacataaaaatcataatataataatttaaattattattaattaaattatatcacattaatttatttgtattgagaatttaaaagataaaattatgcattaaattattatataaatttttaggagaaatatataataattttaaatattattaattaaatattattataataaattatcaaatataaatatataaataatattttttttaaatgactatGTTATTcctcataaaatatatatatatatagttaataataatttaatacatatatttaaatatataataatttaatatattatttttttctttaaattcttgaaaatttaattatttgtccgAATAGATGTATTTATCCTATATGGAACATTGAACTACCATAATATTGATACaccattaaaataaattttataagcaTATTAATTACAATTAAAATGATTCAAGGTCAACCTTAAAGCTAGATAAACATTTGTTATGACTTatgatcaaattataatttttatttttataataatccTAATTAGGACtcaatattttcatataaagtGCCAAGTCTGACCATTTTCAATAGGATATACGGCCCATTAGATATAGCACATGAGCCCAaggatattttattttctaacaacTTCCTACAGCccaattgttattttttattctttaatttttcaaaatgtaaattgtaaatttcattaatattaatttatataaaagctCACTTGTgttgtgtgtttttttttttaaatcgggGCCTTCACAAatgttcatttttcttttttaatttatcactttaacttctttttttataagattagtTCTTATTAATTCAAAAAGGTAAAACAagctaaaaatacaaaattaatttacaaataatataatataatgtataaACAATCAAAAACGAGTTTTAACCTCTCACCTAATTAATAggttttttactttaatattatatatgaaccTAGCTAGTTTAGGCTTTTGACTCTTtccttatttttgtaaaattgtactttttgtttttactccatttcaaatttaaaaagaatacgACAAACAGTTGCtaaatatagtaaatatttttatctttattcttACTGTCACACATGTCAATATATCTATCTATAGCTAACAAATTCTATTTACTctatctaaaattaaaaaaaaaaagaactatTCTTTAATACGCTTTAAATGTTGTCTGTACCACTTTTTAACACttaaatcttgtttgattttatgttggtagagtttataaaataaaataaaaacacatttttgtaattatttaattatttaattattttattaatagtgTTAAGAAGATGATTAATAATTCAAGTTGtgaataaaaaaacttatatatcaaatcaaattgAATTTGTTATGAGAGAAATTGCATTATTGAAGTACAAGTCATGCATGCATTGCATATATACTATAAtattcatttcacattttaagTTACATGTTTTATCTAGTAAATAAAATTgtcaaattttgtaatattaattaaagtcCTCTTCGatggttttttttattaatctatacattattttaaaacaattaattgaaagtgattttgaTAAACTGGGGTTTTTCAGATAAATAGaagatgttttaatattttgatttataaattgaataaaattattgatgaaaataaaataaaaataatgtttaattaggttataattatttttaaaatctttaagCTAAACAGACCTTAGTAGAAAAGTTAAATTGCCTTGAAATCTTTCGTTTCATATTATTACTCACCTGAagacaattaataataatttttaattaatgaaaccACCATATATGCATGGGTTTTTATATAACAGATTgatcaaacaataatttatttttaaatgatatatgttataaataatatttgtttaaacataatatataaaaaaattacgaaAACATGAAATATTCACCACGTTAGTGATGAAACATACTCGAAACATAACGAAATTAATCATTTAgtgaataacatttaaaattacataaataaactaaaacaaaCCTAAATGATCATAGGCCTGGCTGAAATTGCTCCAAAGAGGCAAACAATTTGTGATAAAATGGGATTTgacaaaagaaagaaacaaagCAATGTATGCATGGGTTTAGCTAGCTAGGTTTAGGGTTGGTTTACTTGGGATGGAAAAGGGTTGGTTTATTGGTGGTAAAGAAAGAAGATTTGCATGATTTTGTGCAAATCCTCCTCCCTCCCAGACTGTTTTGGAACAGACATGTCTGCTACTTAGCAGCTACCTTTGCATGCTGCCTGCTTCATTCGAGATCGAGAGAAAAGACAAAAACACAAAGAGAAACAGATATTCCAGTTTGGGAAATCATTGAAAATGAAACACTAGAAAACTACGGTCAACTTTCCCTCCCCATCGTATCGTATGTTATTTGTTTATCGCTATCTAGCTAGAGTACACATCGATCTATGAAGATCATGCAGCCAGCTAGCCCAGAAAATGATCTATCCAACTCATATTTTCAATGGATGAGAATCATTGGAAATATGCTAACGATATGCTCAactgattgattttttttttcaattattttgcttacattaatgttattattctaaaatatacCACAAAAGTTATTAATTGGATCTAGAGTTTGATGGAAGGGTTTTGAGATAAAACCCAGTTTTtattccaaaactcaaacatcttattaatcattaaatcaaataattttattatttaaatatcaaaattactttctaattttatcttatctcTAAATCACCTCTCTCATTTACACTATATCCTCTAAAGTCAAAGAGTaaattagtcttcaaattttaaaaactaattttttcttaatttttataaacaaaaactcAAGTATAACCTAAAAAActcttttctcaaaaaaaaaaaatataataataaataaataaaaaaaacacccAATGCCTAAACCCTAATCATTAATCAtctcactaatttttttttatgtcaaaatttaattatttaaacatatttattctTTGAAAGAAGATTAATATGACTTTTATCTtctgatttattattttatagtgtaatatatattaattaattgtattcttccatttttttctctcaaataaaataagttttaataaaTTCTAAGTTATTGGTTTAGAGAAATTGTGTTTTTTGTAAGTTAAAAcgatattaataaattatgataaaataaagtattattttagTTATGTGATTAATTATAGAgttaatgtaatatattaaactaaCTCTTGCTTGCTATGTAATaagttttaacaaaataatcatTTCTCGATATTTTACTAATAATCGGATTTtgacaatttatatttaaatatatatgttgttGTAGCATAAAAAGTGAAAGGACTAAAACAAACGGGACTTTAGAAGCAAAATCTGTTGGAGTGGACATGAGTTAGAGGAAAATCGGTCATTATATATGATGCGTGACAATATCCTTTACACGAGCAGACGGCCTTGTTTGGtattacttttttaataattacttttataaacaatatttagaatacttaataaaatatagttacTATCCTTGAGCAAATCTAAAAAACTGATGCTGAAAAGTTATAAACTAAATAACAgtttaatgatataaaaaaatgtttcatcACATAGTAAAACTttacattatttgaatttagcaaatttaaacaaaaatataaatatttaaaagggcatttaaatataaaaacacagTACACCAAACACGGCTTagtttgtaattattatttcttgGTTGTCACTTCTATGATGATTGCTTTTACtattaacaaatttcaaaacaatttatacataattaaacaaaattttacaaaatcgATATAACACAAATAAAGAGTCAAACAAAGAAATTAGTAGGACCTTAATTGATATAAGAATTTAATACATATTAacagacaaaaaaaaatcatcaaattattaataacattgaataaatgtattaattaattaatttgtaagataatttgaattttattattaataataatggaaGAAACAAAACTAAAATGACACTACAtaacataaatttgaattaatcttttattttttaaattcatttgcTATTGCAGTTAAAATAGTGTCACATGTGAGATTACTGCAAAACAATCTAGTTGAAATGTATATCTTTCAATAACATGGAAACATagttaatttactaaaattacTTAAATGGTAAGTTTTGGTTTAATtctcaacaaaataaaacacaCTTAAATTGAAGTGGAGAGTTCTGTTTGttataaattcaatattttgtaatttacaTATTTCATATTTGATAATGCATATAAGTCCGGAATTGGAATTGTGTTTGAGTTGtaataaaaattcgaaaataatttttagatacagaaatatttaataagattagttaatatttgagatatttttacattt
This genomic window contains:
- the LOC124944612 gene encoding pentatricopeptide repeat-containing protein At3g54980, mitochondrial, which encodes MRTCLTSSSSSASLRLITSQSHHFLSSITSWRSFFSDSSFSNSTESSLTDAGQIGSSLASNDVSSSEFCTSVSENKVVTSVEVIRILLSHRQNPNSALDYFNLAKKHCGFLTATIDPFSVLLHILVSSLNYHKICKKLLNQLVSEDSSPSACVFLDSLVECSRKYGFDFSTPIFSYMLNSYIRAARLRECINCVYRMNELDIGLSIRCINILFTALVRKKMTSEALSLFDELVSRNENEYNSATVDVIMRACLQEKNFDLANRYFQEAKSRGLELDAITYSTAVQSACGKPDLDLACLLVNEMKKKGWSPSERIYTFLISTLVRHGNMKSALTLKEEMIDSGKSMNLVLATSLMKGYYKQGQLSKSLELFDKIVESGLNPNKITYSVIIEGCYRNGKMEKACDFYNQMKAAGIQPSVFNVNSLIHGFLRERKSEEAFKWFDEAVDSGIANVFTYNHMLSWLCKEGKVNKAGSLWDKMIARGVEPSVVSYNNLILGHSRKGNMKVASSLLDQMLENGLKANVVTYCILIDGYFRKGGAEEALDVYSHMLGLGIAPTAYTFNTLINGLCKSGCTSKARAMLKDLGEDVFIRFIPSCMSYNCIIDGFIKEGTMDSALAVYSEMCENGVSPSVVTYTTLIDGFCKSNNIDLALKIRNEMRSKGIELDVTAYSALIDGFCKKRDMGRACELFQELLQVGLYPNKVVYNSLISGFKNVNNTKEALVFQRRMIAEGIPCDLGTYTTLVDGYLKQGEIIFASELYSEMLAKGIVPDIIMYTVLINGLCNTRQLENAHNVFEDMKKNKMVPDVLIYNTLIAGYFKEGNLQEAFKLHDEMLNNGLKPDDTTYDILISGKFKGDNSNDGDPSV
- the LOC124944613 gene encoding 30S ribosomal protein S13, chloroplastic, translated to MAQALFMPLAPSLSLVCNPTGRTLNSVSFPISTAPTKVNGLSIKCVRVGGVEIPNNKRVEYSIQYIHGIGRNNARQILFDIGMENKITKELSEEELNILRENVSKYMIEGDLRRFNALNIRRMKEIQCYRGVRHIQGLPCRGQRTKNNCRTLKGKKVAIPGKKKAPR